The DNA sequence GCTGCGCTGCAGTATTTCACAGGGAGCAGGGACCACAACGTGCAGGTGAGGACCATAGCCGTAAACAAGGGCTACAAGCTGAACGAGTACGGGCTGTTCGACTCCAAGGGCAAGATAATACCCACAAAGGACGAGAGCGCGATATACGAGCGGCTTGGCATGCAGTACATGCCCCCGGAGATGAGGGAGGCGAGGGGCGAGGTAAAGCTTGCCCAAGTTGGAAAGATACCCGAACTGGTTGATCTGAGGGACGTGAGGGGCGACATGCATACGCACACCAACGATACCGACGGGGCAAACAGCATAGAGGAGATGGCTGATGCAGCTATAAATGCAGGGCACGAGTACTTCGCCACTACAAACCACACCAAGAGCCTCGGCATTGCAAGGGGTATGGACGAAAAGCAGTTCGCCAGGTTCTTCAGGCGCGTTGACAAGCTAAACGAATCCCTAGATGGCAAGATAACGATACTGAAGGGCGCTGAGGTCGACATACTCAAGGACGGGAGGCTGGACCTGTCAAGGGAGTGCCTGGAATCCATGGACTGCGTTGTTGCAGCCATACATTCATCCTTCAAGATGTCGGAAAAGGAGATGACCGACAGGATAATCAAGGCGCTGGATACAGGCCTTGTCGACATACTCGCGCACCCTACCGGAAGGGAGATAAACATAAGGGAGCAGTACCCGCTTGATATCGAGAGGGTTTTCGAGGCATCGGAGCGCAACGGCGTGGCGCTGGAGATAAATGCATTCCCGAACAGGCTTGACCTCAACGACACCAACATAATGAAGGCGTCGCACTACAAGGTAAGCTTCTCATTGGGTACTGATGCGCACAGGACCTCGCACCTCGGATTCATGAAGTACGGGGTCGGCACGGCAAGAAGGGGCTGGCTCACCAAGGACAGGATAATCAGCACGCTGCCGCTGAAGCGCCTGATGAAGGAATTGGCCTGACTGTTTTGCCGTTGCGCGAATGACGTACATCCAGATAACATATAAATATTAGGAAATGCGCTTTACTAACAGTGGTAAATTGAGCCTATACGACAAGCCGCACAGGCTTTTTGGGAAGCACGTGGCAATGCCTATTGCGGCCCATTACACCAAAAAGGCGCTGGGTGCAGTCAAGGGAATAGCGATTGCCGGGTCTGTTTGGGCAGGCACGGAGCTGCTGGCGCACGGTGTTGACAATCTTTTCAACGGAATCAGCATAAGGAACAACATAGGCATGGAATCCGCATACATCGCTGCAGGTGTTGGGCTTACATACATACCAAAAGTAGTGAAGGACCTTTGGAGGGGCGAATTGAAGGCCAGCGAGCTGGCCCTGGGGGCAGTGGGGATTGTGGGCTCTGGCGCAGCATACAATTACATGCCAAGCATAAATTCCTGCATAAACGGCATACTTACCGCGCCGAATCCGTTGCAGCACCAGATGTCCCTAACGAACCCGGAAATGGGTGCTGCGCTGCTCACCATAGGCCTGATTACAGGAGTGGTGTGGCAGGGAGTGACTGACATAAGGTCCTATTCGTCCAGGAAAAGGGAGAAATCCGCTACATGAACCTTGAGAGGTTGAACTGCTTTACAGGAGCATTGGGCTCGGCGTCCGTGCCGAATACGTCCCTTATCTCCTCCTTTATCAGCACAAGGCGCTGCTTTATGTAGGGCTCGAGGTCGTACCTGTCGGCCAGGTCTATGGCCATGGTAAGGTATTTCTCTATGCTGCCCTTTGAGATCGTGAGCACCAGCTTTCCGTTGCACCGCGTGCATTTGCCTATCAATGGGACCCTCCTGTACTTGGCGTTGCATGCGACGCACCTGAAGCTCTGCCTGGAGAACGAGTGCATGTTACCTATCAGGTCCGGTATGAAGTGGCTGAGGAGCAGTCGCTTTGCGGAATCCGCCTTGTCTACGCTGTAGAGCATGTCTATCAGCCTGAACTGCGCCTCTATCTTTTCCTTCATGCTGTTCAGCCTGGTGTATATGCTCTTGTGCGGCGAGCCGTTTATCGCGTCTATGCCGCTCAGGTGGGTGAACATTATGTCCGAGAATTCGTGGCTTTCCTTGAGCCTGTCCCTTACTATGCACACCTCTGCTTCCGACGGGGACGCATACTGGTTGGTCTTCTCGTAGAAGTCCAGGCCGTAGCTTGTTACCACTTCCATCTCGTGCACCTCGTCGTCTATCTCGCTCACGTCCAGCTTTGTAGTAAGTATGAGCGGAGCGTCCATGGTGCCGCCTATGGTCACGGGCAGGTAGCTCCTTGAGAAGTTGATCAGCGCGTCCATGAGCAGCATCATCGTGTCCTCGTCGCCGTCGCAGTTCCTCCTCCTGGCGCAGATTACGTACGGATGCGCAAAGCCCACATGCGCATCGGTGAAACCTGCTATCCTGCAAAGCACGCCTGCGCTAGTGTGCGGGGAGAGCGTTATCACGTAGTGTCCAACCAGGTCTTCCATCGAGCTTATGTTGTAGAACGGCTCCATCTTGTAGAATTTCACGAGCAGCTGGTCTATGAACTTCGCGACGTTGAGCATGCACTGCGCTCCGTCCCTGTTTATCACTATGTCCTGCGGGAACATTTCCACGAGCTGGTCCTCACCAGTAAGCTCCTTGCCGTAGCAGTCCCTCTCGTAACCCATATCCCTTAGCTTTTCCACAGGAACCATCACCTCCCTTGGATAGAAGTGTGTCATCGGCATGTCCGTGGCATCAAACCTGGAAGTGCCGTCCTTGAATATGTGCACGTTGTTCATGGCGCGCAATATCCCCTTCTCCATTGGCTCTGGTATCTTGTCCCTGTTCATGAGGAGCTTGACGCCCTTGAAGCTCTTGCTTAGCGAATTCACGCCGAGCCCTGACATTGCGGATTCTATCAGCTCCATTATGTGTATGCTCCTCTGCTCCTTCGCGTATGCGTTGCCGCCGCAATTTGGGCATACGCGCTTCTCCGTTACCCTTCCGCAACTGGCGCAGGTTCGCTCAAGGCGCGCGAAGGAGCCGTGCTTGCTGCAATACGGCTGGGAGAGCACCTCCCTACCGGACCTGCACCTGTACTTTGCAACTTCCACGCTTATGCCCCTGTTGCCGAACTTGTTTTTCTCGTTGCTGTATACCTTCGTTATGCTTCGCTCCTTGCCGCCTGATTCGCCAACAGGGAACAGCACATGCGGCGAGGGCTTCATGAGCCTTTCCTTTGCCTTTTCCGGCCTTCCTATCCTTCCGCCTATTCTTGTTGCCCTGCGCATGACCTTGAACGGCGCCACGGAGTTGACATTCTCTAGAGATGTCTTGGATTCGTCATATTCGTGGGTTTTGGACATGTCAAGCGCACCGTCCTTGGAAAAGCCCAACGACGCAAGCAGGCTCTGCGCATGCTCGCCATCGACAGTAATGGACCTTTCCCCCTCGGCATGGGGTATGCAAAGCCTTTCCATGACCTCCACTATGGAGTCGTCCCCGTGCGCCTTGGGGAAGGTTATCCTTTTTACCCCGAAAAGGCCTTCCTGAGCGCCCTCCACCTCAGACATGGAAACGCATTCGGACAGGATGCCAAGCTCCTGCGTGCTTATGTCCGAATAGTCGTATATGTATTGGGGGTGCATAGGTACCCCGTGCCTCTGCGACAATTCGTATGCAGACCTGAAGCCAGTTTTTCCGGGCGCATCTGCACCCGATGCCTTGAGCTGCTCAGTCCAGTACTCCTCAACGTAGCTCGTTGGCTGCAGCGGCGTATTCGACTTCTTGAAGTCGCCGTACGTTACTAGTATGTCACCGACTGATATTATCTTCGTGACCCTGCCCTTGAGCGCGCGTGCGGTTTCTGCGTCGCTTATCCTCAAGGCCTCTCCAGTGTCAAGCTTCACGAACGGGCCCTCTATGCTGTCTACCGGCGCGGCAACGCATCCCTTTCCGGGCTTTTCGACCCTCAGCTGGGTGCCGCAGACTATGAAATCGTCTAGTATTATCATTGTTGCTGGGTTGAAGCCTTTCGCGGCTATTCCGGTTATCCTCGACCTGCCGTACCTCAGCCTGAACCCGCCGTTCCTGTTCGGGTATGCGATGACCGGCCTTCCAGCTACCAGCTCCTGCAGGAATACCGCGCTTGTCTTGGATTTTTCCTTTGGATCCTCCTTTGCAGGGCTCTTGTCGAATCTTATGATGCTGTTGAGCCAGTTCCAGTCAAGGTCGAAGGCTTTGGTGTACTTCAGCACGCTCTTCGCCTTCTGCGCTATGCCCTCGCATATGACTAGGCCTATCCCGCCGCGCACCTTGTTCGTTATCATTTCCTCCTTGCCGGACTTGTCAAGCCTCTTTATGTTGCGGTGTATGTTTATCTCTATCCTTTCCGTGGGCATCCCGTCAACGCATACGCTAAGGTTCTCCAGTATGACCCTCATGTCGCTTTCCGGGGGGTAGTACTGCAGCCTTGCTATCCTTGCATGGTACAGCTGCATCTCCTCTATGCACCTTTCCACCTCTGATTGCTGCGCCCTGTATGCGCCTATCCCGAGCAGCTTCCTCCCGTAATCTGCGAGCGCAACGGACATCGCTGCGCCCGTACCGCCCGCTCCCCTTATCGGCCCTGCATACACTATTGCGATGTAATCGGAACCGTCGGCGCTCTTGTGGAGCACCACTGCCTGCAGGCCCTCGGTAGCCGCCACGACCACTGCATCGGTTAGTATTGCAAGCCCCACGCGGACAGCTATCGTAAGCCTTTCCTCTACATCCTTTCCGGAGAATGCGCTCCCGGTGCATATCTCCTTCACCATATCGAATGCAAGCTCCTTCCTTCCCCTTCCCTCCATTTTTCCCTTTATCATCCCCGTAAGGCCCTCTATGCCTATTATTCCCTCAACCCTTGATGCGAGGTCAGGAGCGGGCTTAATCTCAACGAACCTTTCAGGGTCAAGGCCCCTCTCCCTTGCGCCTGTGGCAACTGAGTAAGCAGCGTCGAAATCCGTCTTGAGCCTGCCGAAGTAACCGGAGGTGTCCATAGCATCATTTGTTGAAGTTAACTGTGATGAAGCTGTTCGACTTTGCCTCGTACACAGGCACGACGCACGGGCTCGGTATGTGCCCCTGCACAAGCTGGTATTCTGTTGTTGCCTGCCATGTCCCGCTGTTTATTATATCGACGCCGTGGTAGTTGGATATGCAGTTCTTGTGGACATGGCCCATCAGGAGTATGTCAGGAACCTTGTCTATTACAAGATTGTCGTCCCTGCTCGGCACTATTATGTTCCCGCCCCATATCGGCGAGAGGTGCCTCCTTTTCAGTATTTCTATCATCGCCTTCTCGGGGTTCGCATAGCTAGTACCAGGGATTGACCTTATTATTGAATCCAATGAAGTGCCGTGGTAAGCGAGCACGTCAATCCCGTGAAGTGTCAGGAAGCTTGGGTTTGGGAGTATGTGGACAGTATCGGACTTGAAGTCGCCGACGAGCTCGCTGTTTAGGGCAGGCTGGGGCTCGGCCCTCTGCACCGCATCGTGGTTGCCAGGTATGACGAACACGTGTATGTGCTCGGGTATCATGCTCATGAAATTGAAGAACAGCTTGTATTGCGCGTATATGTCCAGTATCGCAAGGTCCCTGTCCTGGTTTGGATAAACGCCTATCCCGTCTACAACGTCGCCGCCCACGACAAGGTATTTCACCTTCCCGGCGACGTCCCTTTTGTCCTCGTAGTTTCCGTTTATCCATTTTATGAAGTTGGCGAAGTTCTTCTCCATGAAAAGCTTGCTCCCTATCTGTATATCGGATATGAACGCTATTGCCACATCGTCATCCACGCGCTTCCTTTCGTGTATCGGCACGTCGGGCCATACAAGCTCGGTCGCTATGACGAACGGTCCTGATATCTTCCCCTTTATGGCTACCACCTCGTCGTTGACCAGGTGCCTTGCCTTTTCGAACAGGAGCTTCGCCTGCTGCGACGTTCCGTTCATGAACATTATCTTTGCCTCTGAAGTTTCGTCGTCTATGACCACCATTATGTTGCCGTTCTTCGTGGTTATCTTGTTGAGTATTATGCCTATAACAGCGACCTCGCGACCGCTGGAGTATGATTTAAGCCCCTCGAGGTTGGACATCATCCCGCTTAACGTGCCCCTGTGCTGCTCGATTATATCCCTGAGCTTTTGCATCCTGCTCCTGAAGTGCGATACGAATCCGTCAATGCTGCCGTTCGAGTATTCCATCTCGTGGTTGCTTATGCTGTAATTTGCTTCGACATCAGCCGCGCTGGCCCTGAAATCGGGCTTAGGCACTATCTCTATCGGCCGGGGGGCCTTCTCCAGAAGCATGTCGCTGACTATCCCCTTTATTACAGAATCGTTCACGATCTTAAGCTCAGGATCAGAAACCCTCCTCTCTATTATCCTCGACGCTATGTCGTCTATTTTGAACCCCTCCAAGACCCCGGGATTCACGTCTGCAGCTACGAGGACGCCGAACTTTGAAAGGCTTTTCACAAGATACTTGATTGGATCTTCGGTATTTTCGCCAGCCATGTCAATTACTGGTTTCCGTCTTTATAGACTCCAACATGCTTAGGATGCTCCATACGGAGGTCCTGGCCTGCGACGGCAGGTTTATGTCGTTGCTTATGGCGTCTATGCTGTATATTGCAGAGGAAACCTTGACCACGTAGTCAGCCTCGGGCGCATCAAGATGATCTTTTGCCGTCTTTATTGCACTCTT is a window from the Candidatus Micrarchaeota archaeon genome containing:
- a CDS encoding DNA polymerase II large subunit → MDTSGYFGRLKTDFDAAYSVATGARERGLDPERFVEIKPAPDLASRVEGIIGIEGLTGMIKGKMEGRGRKELAFDMVKEICTGSAFSGKDVEERLTIAVRVGLAILTDAVVVAATEGLQAVVLHKSADGSDYIAIVYAGPIRGAGGTGAAMSVALADYGRKLLGIGAYRAQQSEVERCIEEMQLYHARIARLQYYPPESDMRVILENLSVCVDGMPTERIEINIHRNIKRLDKSGKEEMITNKVRGGIGLVICEGIAQKAKSVLKYTKAFDLDWNWLNSIIRFDKSPAKEDPKEKSKTSAVFLQELVAGRPVIAYPNRNGGFRLRYGRSRITGIAAKGFNPATMIILDDFIVCGTQLRVEKPGKGCVAAPVDSIEGPFVKLDTGEALRISDAETARALKGRVTKIISVGDILVTYGDFKKSNTPLQPTSYVEEYWTEQLKASGADAPGKTGFRSAYELSQRHGVPMHPQYIYDYSDISTQELGILSECVSMSEVEGAQEGLFGVKRITFPKAHGDDSIVEVMERLCIPHAEGERSITVDGEHAQSLLASLGFSKDGALDMSKTHEYDESKTSLENVNSVAPFKVMRRATRIGGRIGRPEKAKERLMKPSPHVLFPVGESGGKERSITKVYSNEKNKFGNRGISVEVAKYRCRSGREVLSQPYCSKHGSFARLERTCASCGRVTEKRVCPNCGGNAYAKEQRSIHIMELIESAMSGLGVNSLSKSFKGVKLLMNRDKIPEPMEKGILRAMNNVHIFKDGTSRFDATDMPMTHFYPREVMVPVEKLRDMGYERDCYGKELTGEDQLVEMFPQDIVINRDGAQCMLNVAKFIDQLLVKFYKMEPFYNISSMEDLVGHYVITLSPHTSAGVLCRIAGFTDAHVGFAHPYVICARRRNCDGDEDTMMLLMDALINFSRSYLPVTIGGTMDAPLILTTKLDVSEIDDEVHEMEVVTSYGLDFYEKTNQYASPSEAEVCIVRDRLKESHEFSDIMFTHLSGIDAINGSPHKSIYTRLNSMKEKIEAQFRLIDMLYSVDKADSAKRLLLSHFIPDLIGNMHSFSRQSFRCVACNAKYRRVPLIGKCTRCNGKLVLTISKGSIEKYLTMAIDLADRYDLEPYIKQRLVLIKEEIRDVFGTDAEPNAPVKQFNLSRFM
- a CDS encoding DNA-directed DNA polymerase II small subunit, translating into MAGENTEDPIKYLVKSLSKFGVLVAADVNPGVLEGFKIDDIASRIIERRVSDPELKIVNDSVIKGIVSDMLLEKAPRPIEIVPKPDFRASAADVEANYSISNHEMEYSNGSIDGFVSHFRSRMQKLRDIIEQHRGTLSGMMSNLEGLKSYSSGREVAVIGIILNKITTKNGNIMVVIDDETSEAKIMFMNGTSQQAKLLFEKARHLVNDEVVAIKGKISGPFVIATELVWPDVPIHERKRVDDDVAIAFISDIQIGSKLFMEKNFANFIKWINGNYEDKRDVAGKVKYLVVGGDVVDGIGVYPNQDRDLAILDIYAQYKLFFNFMSMIPEHIHVFVIPGNHDAVQRAEPQPALNSELVGDFKSDTVHILPNPSFLTLHGIDVLAYHGTSLDSIIRSIPGTSYANPEKAMIEILKRRHLSPIWGGNIIVPSRDDNLVIDKVPDILLMGHVHKNCISNYHGVDIINSGTWQATTEYQLVQGHIPSPCVVPVYEAKSNSFITVNFNK
- the polX gene encoding DNA polymerase/3'-5' exonuclease PolX, producing the protein MENRVIADMLDEIASMLSIEETQSSRFEVRAYRKAALTVGTLQEQVEDIYRKEGTKGLMELPGIGKGIAGSIEEYIKTGHMKKYEMLKRKYPIDMKGLTNIEGLGAKRAVALYKELGVRSIADLKKVVEEHRISKLPGFGEKSESAIGKNIKLEEARKGRMLLGDAFPVAERIAGKLAGSKLVDTVMVAGSLRRMRETIGDIDILALADDSSKVMDFFSGLPEVSSVVAKGRTKTTVNLEIGLNCDLRVIAPESFGAALQYFTGSRDHNVQVRTIAVNKGYKLNEYGLFDSKGKIIPTKDESAIYERLGMQYMPPEMREARGEVKLAQVGKIPELVDLRDVRGDMHTHTNDTDGANSIEEMADAAINAGHEYFATTNHTKSLGIARGMDEKQFARFFRRVDKLNESLDGKITILKGAEVDILKDGRLDLSRECLESMDCVVAAIHSSFKMSEKEMTDRIIKALDTGLVDILAHPTGREINIREQYPLDIERVFEASERNGVALEINAFPNRLDLNDTNIMKASHYKVSFSLGTDAHRTSHLGFMKYGVGTARRGWLTKDRIISTLPLKRLMKELA
- a CDS encoding UPF0147 family protein — its product is MDDKELAELMDQIKRQMDFLLNDTSVPRNVKSAIKTAKDHLDAPEADYVVKVSSAIYSIDAISNDINLPSQARTSVWSILSMLESIKTETSN